The following proteins are encoded in a genomic region of Nonomuraea muscovyensis:
- a CDS encoding GTP-binding protein, translating to MVFDRSERPRLPRAIKILIAGGFGAGKTTMVASVSETRPLRTEEILTDRGIGVDDLTSVEAKRTTTVAMDFGRITLTNDYVLYLFGTPGQERFWFVWDELAEGALGAVILADTRRLADCFPSVDYFERRGTPFVVAVNCFEGSPTFELDEVRLALQLDPSIPIVLCDARKRDSSREVLITLVKHSARLRAEPVGT from the coding sequence ATGGTCTTCGATCGCTCTGAGCGCCCCCGCCTGCCCAGGGCGATCAAGATCCTGATCGCGGGTGGTTTCGGGGCCGGGAAGACCACGATGGTCGCCTCGGTCTCCGAGACCAGGCCGCTGCGGACCGAGGAGATCCTCACCGACCGCGGCATCGGCGTCGACGACCTCACCTCGGTGGAGGCCAAGCGCACCACCACCGTGGCGATGGACTTCGGCCGCATCACCCTCACCAACGACTACGTCCTGTACCTGTTCGGCACGCCGGGCCAGGAGCGGTTCTGGTTCGTCTGGGACGAACTGGCCGAGGGCGCGCTGGGCGCGGTCATCCTGGCCGACACCCGCCGCCTGGCCGACTGCTTCCCCTCGGTCGACTACTTCGAGCGGCGCGGCACCCCGTTCGTGGTGGCCGTCAACTGCTTCGAGGGGTCGCCGACGTTCGAGCTGGACGAGGTACGGCTGGCGCTCCAGCTCGATCCGTCCATCCCGATCGTCCTGTGCGACGCGCGCAAGCGCGACTCCAGCCGGGAGGTGCTCATCACGCTGGTGAAGCACTCGGCCCGGCTGCGCGCCGAACCCGTCGGCACCTGA
- a CDS encoding DUF742 domain-containing protein → MTRTDEPTDEHWVDPEIIRPYVVTRGRTQPVHGKFDLISMALAVGPSPGPDAGLDPEHLQILQLCREPKSVAEIAAYLDLPAGTIRVLLGDLFDKQLVSAQEPQSEVDMRDMNMYRAVLDGLRSL, encoded by the coding sequence GTGACCAGAACGGACGAGCCGACGGACGAGCACTGGGTCGATCCCGAGATCATCCGTCCCTACGTCGTGACGCGGGGGCGCACCCAGCCGGTGCACGGGAAGTTCGACCTCATCTCCATGGCCCTGGCCGTGGGACCCTCGCCCGGCCCCGACGCCGGGCTCGACCCCGAACATCTGCAGATCCTCCAGCTCTGCCGCGAACCGAAGTCGGTCGCGGAGATCGCCGCGTACCTGGACCTGCCCGCGGGCACGATCCGGGTTCTCCTCGGCGACCTGTTCGACAAGCAACTCGTCTCGGCTCAGGAGCCGCAATCCGAGGTGGACATGCGTGACATGAACATGTACAGGGCGGTGCTCGATGGTCTTCGATCGCTCTGA
- a CDS encoding solute symporter family protein produces MSSQALSAILFLAFVALTLVITFWASRQTKTAADYYAGGRSFSGAQNGLAIGGDYMSAASFLGIAGIIALSGYDGFLYSIGFLVAWLVALLLVAELMRNSGKFTMADVLAFRMSPRPVRTAAGVSTITVSIFYLLAQMVGAGALVGLLLGVTSPAGKAWTIVGVGALMIVYVVFGGMKGTTWVQIVKAVLLMGGAALITVLVLAHFGFNLSSLLGEAAAQSAKPEQFLSPGGKYGTEAQGLAGKIDLISLGMALVLGTAGLPHILIRFYTVPTAKDARKSVLWGIGIIGTFYLLTLVLGFGAAALVGSKTIAAADKAGNTAAPLLAEAIGKTFLGDVGGTVLLALIGAVAFATILAVVAGLTLASSSSFAHDLYAHVFKRGNVTEREEVLVARVSAFVIGAVSIGLGILAQGQNVAFLVALAFAVAASGNLPAILYSLFWKRFNTAGAVASIYGGLVSALVLVIFSPVVSGSATALFKDADFAWFPLSNPGIISIPLGFLCGWLGTIMSKEYNAAKYAEIEVRSLTGVGAEKAVKH; encoded by the coding sequence ATGAGCTCGCAAGCCCTTTCCGCCATCCTCTTCCTCGCCTTCGTCGCCCTGACGCTGGTGATCACGTTCTGGGCGAGCCGGCAGACCAAGACGGCGGCCGACTACTACGCCGGAGGACGCTCCTTCAGCGGCGCGCAGAACGGCCTGGCGATCGGCGGCGACTACATGTCGGCCGCGTCCTTCCTCGGCATCGCCGGCATCATCGCCCTGTCGGGCTACGACGGGTTCCTGTACTCCATCGGCTTCCTGGTGGCGTGGCTGGTCGCGCTGCTGCTGGTCGCCGAGCTGATGCGCAACTCCGGCAAGTTCACCATGGCGGACGTGCTGGCGTTCCGGATGAGCCCGCGCCCGGTCCGGACCGCCGCCGGCGTGTCCACGATCACGGTGAGCATCTTCTACCTGCTCGCCCAGATGGTCGGCGCCGGCGCCCTGGTGGGCCTGCTGCTCGGCGTCACCTCCCCGGCGGGCAAGGCGTGGACGATCGTCGGCGTCGGCGCCCTCATGATCGTGTACGTGGTCTTCGGCGGCATGAAGGGCACCACCTGGGTGCAGATCGTCAAGGCCGTGCTGCTCATGGGCGGTGCCGCGCTGATCACCGTCCTCGTGCTGGCCCACTTCGGCTTCAACCTGTCGAGCCTGCTGGGCGAGGCCGCCGCGCAGAGCGCCAAGCCGGAGCAGTTCCTCAGCCCCGGCGGCAAGTACGGCACCGAGGCGCAGGGCCTGGCCGGCAAGATCGACCTGATCAGCCTCGGCATGGCGCTCGTGCTCGGCACGGCCGGCCTGCCGCACATCCTCATCCGTTTCTACACCGTGCCGACCGCCAAGGACGCCCGCAAGTCGGTGCTGTGGGGCATCGGCATCATCGGCACCTTCTACCTGCTCACCCTCGTCCTCGGCTTCGGCGCCGCGGCCCTGGTCGGCAGCAAGACGATCGCCGCCGCGGACAAGGCGGGCAACACGGCAGCGCCGCTGCTCGCCGAGGCCATCGGCAAGACGTTCCTCGGCGACGTCGGCGGCACGGTCCTGCTGGCCCTGATCGGCGCGGTCGCCTTCGCCACGATCCTGGCCGTCGTCGCGGGTCTCACGCTCGCCTCCTCCTCCAGCTTCGCGCACGACCTGTACGCGCACGTCTTCAAGCGCGGCAACGTCACCGAGCGCGAGGAGGTGCTGGTGGCCCGGGTGTCGGCGTTCGTCATCGGCGCCGTCTCGATCGGCCTCGGCATCCTGGCGCAGGGCCAGAACGTCGCCTTCCTGGTGGCGCTGGCGTTCGCCGTGGCAGCCTCGGGCAACCTGCCCGCGATCCTCTACAGCCTGTTCTGGAAGCGGTTCAACACGGCCGGCGCGGTCGCCTCCATCTACGGCGGCCTCGTCTCCGCCCTGGTGCTGGTCATCTTCTCGCCCGTGGTGTCCGGTTCGGCGACGGCCCTGTTCAAGGACGCCGACTTCGCCTGGTTCCCGCTGAGCAACCCCGGCATCATCTCGATCCCGCTCGGCTTCCTGTGCGGCTGGCTCGGCACGATCATGAGCAAGGAGTACAACGCCGCCAAGTACGCCGAGATCGAGGTCCGCTCGCTCACCGGCGTCGGCGCCGAGAAGGCGGTCAAGCACTGA
- a CDS encoding LacI family DNA-binding transcriptional regulator, with protein MRKPTMADVARHAGVSLKTVSRVVNQEPHVSASVQQRVHAAISALGFRRNEAASRLARGATMLTIGLIMENISNEFYSRLAAAVEAAAGEHEALVVFGSYEERPERERMLIESMYGRGVDSLIIVPSAADHGWLAEHPGLTTVFVDRVPAGLDRADVVALDDVRGGLMATEHLLARGHRRIALISDDDELSSVHDRAAGYRSALRAAGVPVDESLVVRGVFDPWRAGHEVTRLLSQPDPPTAFFATNNRAAIGILQALRERPERPAYVGFDDFALADVFNPGVTVVRYDVRRLARSAVDLLLGSAPEPRLVRVPVELVARGSGELPPP; from the coding sequence GTGCGCAAGCCGACCATGGCCGACGTGGCCCGTCACGCCGGAGTGAGCCTGAAGACGGTCTCGCGGGTGGTCAACCAGGAGCCACACGTCAGCGCCTCGGTGCAGCAGCGGGTGCACGCGGCGATCAGCGCGCTGGGCTTCCGCCGCAACGAGGCGGCCAGCCGGCTGGCGCGCGGGGCGACCATGCTGACGATCGGGCTCATCATGGAGAACATCTCCAACGAGTTCTACTCCCGGCTCGCCGCCGCGGTGGAGGCGGCGGCCGGCGAGCACGAGGCGCTGGTGGTGTTCGGCTCGTACGAGGAACGGCCCGAGCGGGAGCGGATGCTGATCGAGTCGATGTACGGCAGGGGCGTCGACTCGCTGATCATCGTGCCGTCGGCGGCCGACCACGGCTGGCTGGCCGAGCACCCGGGGCTCACCACGGTCTTCGTCGACCGCGTCCCGGCCGGGCTCGACCGGGCCGACGTGGTGGCCCTCGACGACGTGCGCGGCGGCCTCATGGCGACCGAGCACCTGCTCGCCCGGGGCCACCGCCGCATCGCGCTCATCTCCGACGACGACGAGCTCAGCTCCGTGCACGACCGCGCCGCCGGCTACCGGTCCGCGCTGCGGGCCGCCGGGGTGCCGGTGGACGAGTCGCTGGTCGTGCGCGGCGTCTTCGACCCGTGGCGGGCCGGCCACGAGGTCACCCGGCTGCTCTCCCAGCCCGACCCGCCCACCGCGTTCTTCGCCACCAACAACCGGGCCGCGATCGGCATCCTGCAGGCGCTGCGCGAGCGCCCCGAGCGGCCAGCGTACGTGGGCTTCGACGACTTCGCGCTGGCCGACGTGTTCAACCCGGGGGTGACGGTGGTGCGCTACGACGTGCGGCGCCTGGCGCGCAGCGCGGTGGACCTCCTGCTCGGCTCCGCGCCGGAGCCCCGCCTGGTCCGTGTCCCGGTCGAACTGGTCGCCCGCGGCTCCGGCGAACTGCCCCCTCCCTAG
- a CDS encoding carbohydrate ABC transporter permease, translating into MRRLAKAVVLGVWLLITLFPLYWIVVTSLKPKAEIFSMPLRYWPGEVTFEHYEELFSFADFGTYLLNSLVVSLVAAGAVTVTGVLGGYVLARFSFPGRGALMLAYLVTQMIPLFIALGPLYLLMSDFDLLNRLAGLMLVYVAMLVPFSTIIMRGFYERIPVALEEAAQVDGASRLAAMVRVVIPVMLPGIAATFIFAFVQCWNELFLAITFIDSEDAKTIPVAMNSFITQYDIDWGSMAAATVVSVIPTLILFAAIRRYIVEGLTAGAVKG; encoded by the coding sequence ATGAGGCGTCTGGCCAAGGCCGTCGTGCTCGGCGTCTGGCTGCTGATCACGCTCTTCCCGCTCTACTGGATCGTCGTCACCTCGCTCAAGCCCAAGGCGGAGATCTTCTCGATGCCGCTCAGGTACTGGCCGGGCGAGGTCACCTTCGAGCACTACGAGGAGCTGTTCTCCTTCGCCGACTTCGGCACCTACCTGCTCAACAGCCTCGTGGTCTCGCTGGTGGCGGCCGGGGCGGTGACGGTGACCGGCGTGCTCGGCGGCTACGTCCTGGCCCGCTTCTCCTTCCCCGGCCGGGGCGCGCTGATGCTGGCCTACCTGGTCACCCAGATGATCCCGCTGTTCATCGCTCTCGGCCCGCTCTACCTGCTGATGTCCGACTTCGACCTGCTCAACCGGCTCGCCGGGCTCATGCTCGTGTACGTCGCCATGCTCGTGCCGTTCTCCACGATCATCATGCGCGGCTTCTACGAGCGGATTCCCGTGGCGCTGGAGGAGGCCGCGCAGGTGGACGGGGCGTCGCGGCTGGCCGCGATGGTGCGCGTCGTCATCCCGGTCATGCTGCCGGGCATCGCCGCCACCTTCATCTTCGCGTTCGTGCAGTGCTGGAACGAGCTGTTCCTGGCCATCACGTTCATCGACAGCGAGGACGCCAAGACGATCCCCGTCGCGATGAACTCCTTCATCACCCAGTACGACATCGACTGGGGCTCGATGGCGGCCGCGACCGTCGTCTCCGTGATCCCCACCCTGATCCTGTTCGCCGCCATCCGGCGCTACATCGTCGAAGGACTCACGGCGGGTGCGGTCAAGGGCTGA
- a CDS encoding trans-sulfuration enzyme family protein gives MDDEWICGRLGEDEPWMLGAVNPPIFENSLFAFATAEELGEAIRNEDERYVYWRGTNPTVDLAQRKLAALERGERAKCFGSGMGAISATISSLVSAGDHVLVLGAVYGPTTQFLRYLEKYGVTHTHVDSLQACDSAIRESTRLLYFESPSYMRYEVFDIPAVTAWAARHGLVTVMDNTWSTPIFQKPLTMGVDLVVHSLSKYVGGHSDLVGGVVVGPSRLIRPLALTEYQLYGAAMSPHDAAKVIKGLRTLPVRMAAHQERGLAVAEFLADHPAVRRVNHPGLASHPGHAVALQQMSGFSSLFSVELDTESRQDVAAFLDLLRHFRIGVSWGGFESLVNAPALTTKESVRATMGIPVGLVRLSVGLEAAETLIKDLGLALEGVGRLA, from the coding sequence ATGGACGATGAGTGGATCTGTGGCCGTCTGGGTGAGGACGAGCCCTGGATGCTGGGCGCGGTCAACCCCCCGATCTTCGAGAACTCCCTGTTCGCGTTCGCGACGGCGGAGGAACTGGGCGAGGCCATCAGGAACGAGGACGAACGCTACGTCTACTGGCGGGGCACCAACCCGACGGTGGATCTCGCCCAGCGCAAGCTCGCCGCGCTGGAGCGGGGTGAGCGGGCCAAGTGTTTCGGGTCGGGGATGGGCGCGATCTCCGCGACCATCTCCTCGCTGGTGTCGGCGGGGGACCATGTGCTGGTGCTGGGCGCCGTCTACGGGCCGACGACCCAGTTCCTGCGTTATCTGGAGAAGTACGGGGTCACGCATACGCACGTCGACAGTCTCCAGGCGTGTGACAGCGCTATCAGGGAGAGCACGCGCCTACTCTACTTCGAATCCCCCTCCTACATGCGCTACGAGGTCTTCGACATTCCGGCGGTGACCGCCTGGGCGGCGCGGCACGGGCTGGTGACGGTCATGGACAACACCTGGTCCACGCCGATCTTCCAGAAGCCGCTGACCATGGGCGTCGACCTGGTCGTGCACTCCCTGTCGAAGTACGTGGGCGGCCACAGCGACCTGGTCGGCGGCGTCGTGGTCGGGCCGTCGCGGCTGATCAGGCCGCTGGCGCTGACCGAATACCAGCTCTACGGCGCCGCCATGTCCCCGCACGACGCCGCCAAGGTGATCAAGGGGCTGCGCACGCTGCCCGTCCGGATGGCCGCGCACCAGGAACGCGGGCTGGCCGTCGCCGAGTTCCTGGCCGACCACCCGGCGGTGCGGCGGGTCAACCATCCGGGGCTGGCCTCGCATCCGGGGCACGCCGTGGCGCTGCAGCAGATGTCGGGGTTCTCCAGCCTCTTCAGCGTGGAGCTGGACACGGAGTCGCGGCAGGACGTGGCCGCGTTCCTGGATCTGCTTCGACACTTCCGGATCGGGGTGTCGTGGGGTGGGTTCGAGAGCCTGGTGAACGCGCCCGCCCTGACCACCAAGGAGAGCGTCCGCGCCACCATGGGCATCCCGGTCGGACTCGTCCGGCTGTCGGTCGGACTGGAGGCGGCGGAGACGTTGATCAAGGACCTCGGTCTAGCGCTGGAGGGGGTCGGTCGCCTAGCGTGA
- a CDS encoding DUF485 domain-containing protein, with product MQRSSEFQELKRRFRRWTFPMTVAFLAWYLLYVVLSGWARDFMSIKLVGNINVALVFGLLQFVSTFWIAWAYARHAEKKLDPIADKLRHEVEERTR from the coding sequence GTGCAGCGCAGCAGTGAGTTCCAGGAGCTGAAGCGCCGTTTCCGCCGGTGGACGTTCCCGATGACCGTGGCGTTCCTGGCGTGGTACCTGCTCTACGTGGTGCTGTCCGGCTGGGCGCGTGACTTCATGTCGATCAAGCTGGTCGGCAACATCAACGTGGCACTGGTGTTCGGCCTGCTCCAGTTCGTCTCGACGTTCTGGATCGCCTGGGCGTACGCCAGGCACGCCGAGAAGAAGCTCGACCCCATCGCCGACAAGCTCCGCCACGAGGTCGAGGAGAGGACCCGATGA
- a CDS encoding ABC transporter substrate-binding protein: MRSSRLAAPTALLAAATLALAGCGSDSGSSGEVRLRMIESLTSPERTKLIKTLIADFEKANPGVSVELVSPPLDSADQKITQILQTKKDLDVLEVRDHTAKSFSNNGWLAELPTDAWPGWADLTDLAKKKTVEVGGKPYLIPYGFYQRTLFHRTDWGLTQPPKTWQELYEAGKRMTSGDRFGYSFRGGKGGADYAVMMISAYNGEALDPEKSFFLKDKRTIFATPEAAQALDLYVKIFKEASPPDSVSWGYPEMVQGFTSGVTGMLIQDPEVIKTVEESGVKAWSTAPIPKGPTGYAFQPVGYAGWGVTSFSKHQKEAVKLVQFLSESKQSIAFAKGNSLIPISKQAQNDPQFSQGAWKAYLEAQQDPQQVITIRPVDYPGWSQFNVDSDRDVQALITGKKTVAEVLTSWDAFWADQGRKVS; the protein is encoded by the coding sequence ATGAGATCATCACGCCTGGCGGCACCCACGGCTCTGCTCGCCGCCGCAACGCTGGCCCTCGCGGGCTGCGGCTCCGACTCCGGTTCCTCCGGTGAGGTACGGCTGCGCATGATAGAGAGCCTGACCAGCCCCGAGCGGACCAAGCTGATCAAGACCCTGATCGCCGACTTCGAGAAGGCGAACCCCGGCGTCTCGGTCGAGCTGGTCTCGCCGCCGCTGGACAGCGCCGACCAGAAGATCACGCAGATCCTGCAGACGAAGAAGGACCTGGACGTGCTGGAGGTCCGCGACCACACGGCCAAGTCCTTCTCCAACAACGGCTGGCTGGCCGAACTGCCGACCGACGCCTGGCCCGGCTGGGCCGACCTCACGGACCTGGCCAAGAAGAAGACCGTCGAGGTCGGCGGCAAGCCGTACCTCATCCCCTACGGCTTCTACCAGCGGACGCTGTTCCACCGCACCGACTGGGGGCTGACCCAGCCCCCGAAGACCTGGCAGGAGCTGTACGAGGCCGGCAAGAGGATGACCTCGGGCGACCGCTTCGGCTACTCCTTCCGGGGCGGCAAGGGCGGCGCCGACTACGCGGTCATGATGATCAGCGCGTACAACGGCGAAGCTCTCGACCCGGAGAAGTCGTTCTTCCTCAAGGACAAGCGGACCATCTTCGCCACCCCCGAGGCCGCCCAGGCGCTCGACCTGTACGTGAAGATCTTCAAGGAGGCCTCGCCGCCCGACTCCGTCTCCTGGGGCTACCCCGAGATGGTCCAGGGCTTCACCTCCGGCGTCACCGGCATGCTCATCCAGGACCCGGAGGTGATCAAGACGGTGGAGGAGAGCGGCGTCAAGGCCTGGTCCACCGCCCCCATCCCCAAGGGGCCCACGGGCTACGCCTTCCAGCCGGTCGGGTACGCCGGCTGGGGCGTCACCTCCTTCAGCAAGCACCAGAAGGAGGCGGTCAAGCTGGTGCAGTTCCTGTCGGAGTCCAAGCAGAGCATCGCCTTCGCCAAGGGCAACTCGCTCATCCCGATCTCCAAGCAGGCGCAGAACGACCCGCAGTTCTCCCAGGGCGCCTGGAAGGCCTACCTGGAGGCCCAGCAGGACCCGCAGCAGGTGATCACCATCCGGCCGGTGGACTACCCGGGCTGGAGCCAGTTCAACGTCGACTCCGACCGTGACGTCCAGGCGCTCATCACCGGCAAGAAGACCGTCGCCGAGGTGCTCACGTCATGGGACGCGTTCTGGGCCGACCAGGGCAGGAAGGTGTCATGA
- a CDS encoding serine/threonine-protein kinase — MNGHLSPDVTGAQRRVIGPYMLDRRLGSGGMGIVYLAHDGAGRQVALKVMRPELAAREEFRQRFRKEAEAARKVARFCTAAVLDVGLDGDQAFIATEYIDGPDLSAVVEAQGPMTGSTLEALAVGVATALSAIHEAGVVHRDLKPSNILLAPVGPRVIDFGIAQLADTLGGDTGVVIGTLPYMSPEQGRGERVTTAADVFAWGCVVTYAATGRPPFPGGGDAEILYRVAHHVPRLDGLDERLRPLVEQALDKDPARRPTAQQLLDRLLGRERVTAEAATRLVSDGWGLAGPAPAAPQPRPRRWLVPVLAAITALAVSVAVLALTLGRPDRPDGAALAGRDLQIDGVKLHVKVLSLTRKGRTVVLQWSVRNDGASEWDQWTAFGTGPLTRGSTTAPRA; from the coding sequence ATGAATGGTCATTTATCCCCTGACGTGACCGGCGCGCAGCGGCGTGTCATCGGCCCGTACATGCTCGACCGCCGGCTCGGCTCCGGCGGGATGGGCATCGTGTACCTCGCGCACGACGGCGCGGGGCGGCAGGTGGCGCTGAAGGTCATGCGGCCGGAGCTCGCCGCGCGCGAGGAGTTCCGGCAGCGGTTCCGCAAGGAGGCCGAGGCGGCGCGGAAGGTGGCCCGGTTCTGCACCGCGGCCGTCCTCGACGTGGGCCTGGACGGCGACCAGGCGTTCATCGCGACCGAGTACATCGACGGTCCCGACCTGTCGGCCGTGGTGGAGGCGCAGGGCCCCATGACGGGCTCGACGCTGGAGGCGCTGGCCGTCGGGGTGGCCACCGCGCTGTCCGCCATCCACGAGGCGGGGGTCGTGCACCGGGACCTCAAACCGTCGAACATCCTGCTCGCCCCGGTCGGCCCGCGGGTCATCGACTTCGGGATCGCGCAGCTCGCCGACACGCTGGGCGGCGACACCGGGGTGGTCATCGGCACGCTGCCGTACATGTCGCCGGAGCAGGGCCGCGGCGAGCGGGTCACGACGGCGGCCGACGTGTTCGCGTGGGGCTGTGTGGTGACCTACGCCGCCACCGGCCGGCCGCCCTTCCCGGGCGGCGGCGACGCCGAGATCCTCTACCGCGTCGCCCATCACGTGCCGCGCCTGGACGGCCTCGACGAGCGGCTGCGTCCCCTCGTCGAGCAGGCGCTGGACAAGGACCCCGCCCGGCGTCCCACGGCCCAGCAGCTCCTCGACCGACTCCTGGGCCGGGAGCGGGTGACCGCCGAGGCCGCGACGCGGCTGGTGAGCGACGGCTGGGGCCTCGCCGGTCCGGCCCCCGCCGCCCCGCAGCCGCGCCCCCGCCGGTGGCTGGTGCCGGTGCTGGCCGCGATCACGGCGCTCGCCGTCTCGGTGGCCGTGCTGGCGCTGACGCTGGGTCGCCCCGACCGGCCCGACGGCGCCGCCCTGGCGGGCCGCGATCTCCAGATCGACGGCGTCAAGCTGCACGTGAAGGTCCTCTCGCTGACCCGCAAGGGCCGGACCGTCGTCCTGCAGTGGTCGGTACGCAACGACGGCGCGAGCGAGTGGGACCAGTGGACGGCGTTCGGCACCGGGCCGCTGACACGTGGCAGTACAACAGCACCGCGGGCGTGA
- a CDS encoding carbohydrate ABC transporter permease, whose amino-acid sequence MSSVARPAFTARKARFIALCLLPGVIFVVVFTYYPMIRGAVIAFQRYNLFDLTSTPFVGLENFRSVLAEDRFWTALRNTGTWVVVSLFFQFFLGFGLALLLRRQFRGRGLYQAWVFFPWAMSGFLIGLLWRWMFNGQFGVVNDLLLKAGIIDERIGFLASPGWAMTSVIVANVWYGVTFFAIMIMAALQSVPGELYEAASVDGASRLRQFWHVTLPHIRPTLALIVLLRIIWILNFPDLIYAMTGGGPAGGTDIVTTFLIQQVIGGDYGRAGAVGLLVLGLLLSFSVFYLNVTRFERSR is encoded by the coding sequence ATGAGCTCGGTCGCCAGACCGGCGTTCACCGCCCGCAAGGCCAGGTTCATCGCCCTGTGCCTGCTGCCAGGCGTGATCTTCGTGGTGGTGTTCACCTACTACCCGATGATCCGCGGCGCCGTCATCGCCTTCCAGCGCTACAACCTGTTCGACCTGACCTCCACGCCCTTCGTGGGGCTGGAGAACTTCCGGTCGGTGCTGGCCGAGGACCGCTTCTGGACGGCGCTGCGCAACACCGGCACGTGGGTGGTCGTGTCGCTGTTCTTCCAGTTCTTCCTCGGCTTCGGGCTGGCGCTGCTGCTGCGGCGCCAGTTCCGGGGCCGGGGCCTCTACCAGGCGTGGGTGTTCTTCCCGTGGGCCATGTCCGGCTTCCTGATCGGGCTGCTGTGGCGGTGGATGTTCAACGGGCAGTTCGGCGTGGTCAACGACCTGCTGCTGAAGGCCGGGATCATCGACGAGCGGATCGGTTTCCTGGCCTCGCCCGGCTGGGCGATGACCTCGGTCATCGTCGCCAACGTCTGGTACGGCGTCACGTTCTTCGCCATCATGATCATGGCGGCGCTGCAGTCGGTGCCCGGCGAGCTGTACGAGGCGGCGTCGGTGGACGGCGCCTCCCGGCTGCGGCAGTTCTGGCACGTCACGCTGCCGCACATCCGGCCCACGCTGGCGCTCATCGTGCTGCTGCGGATCATCTGGATCCTCAACTTCCCCGATCTGATCTACGCCATGACCGGCGGCGGCCCGGCCGGCGGCACCGACATCGTCACCACGTTCCTCATCCAGCAGGTCATCGGCGGCGACTACGGCCGGGCGGGCGCGGTCGGGCTGCTGGTGCTCGGCCTGCTGCTGTCCTTCAGCGTCTTCTACCTGAACGTCACCCGCTTCGAGAGGTCACGATGA
- a CDS encoding roadblock/LC7 domain-containing protein — MTPASGTDLNWLLDDLVGRVNDAEHAIVLSSDGLLMASSEGLERTDGEHLSAVASGLQSLAKGVSERVGGGAIRQTVVEWKSRFLIVTFAGERACLAVLCGQGADIGLIAYEMAMLVARVGQYLTSAARTGEAVAGSDR; from the coding sequence GTGACACCGGCTTCGGGCACGGACCTCAACTGGCTGCTCGACGACCTCGTCGGCCGGGTCAACGACGCCGAGCACGCCATCGTGCTGTCGTCCGACGGGCTGCTGATGGCCTCCTCCGAGGGGCTGGAGCGAACCGACGGCGAGCACCTTTCGGCGGTGGCCTCCGGGCTGCAGAGCCTGGCGAAGGGGGTCTCCGAGCGTGTGGGCGGGGGCGCCATCCGGCAGACGGTCGTGGAGTGGAAGTCACGCTTCCTCATCGTGACCTTCGCGGGCGAGCGGGCCTGCCTGGCCGTGCTGTGCGGCCAGGGCGCCGACATCGGCCTGATCGCCTACGAGATGGCCATGCTGGTCGCGCGCGTCGGCCAGTACCTCACCTCGGCCGCGCGCACCGGCGAGGCCGTCGCCGGGAGCGACCGGTGA